In one window of Pelorhabdus rhamnosifermentans DNA:
- the aroE gene encoding shikimate dehydrogenase: protein MVTVDTKLVGLLGDPLKQTFSPQMHNETFQKLDLDYFYFPIEVGNEKLLSVVTGIKNMHFAGFNVTKPNKIKIMEYLDEVDELAEKIGSVNTVVIKDGKLKGYNTDGEGFVKAYMDKTTADLSQTTFFVFGAGGAARAVCSTLAFKGAKKIYITDKISQASKSLVNDINTNIAPCAEVVPFGQKACPQYIAKSNVLINASGVGMYPHLGESPIGKEVLRKDLFVIDCTYNPDKTQLLLDAEECGCKIMNGLGMCINQGAKAFSLWTGVEEPTAMMSETIAKIVSGNK from the coding sequence ATGGTTACAGTAGATACAAAATTAGTCGGTCTGTTAGGGGACCCGTTAAAACAAACTTTTTCACCACAAATGCACAATGAAACCTTTCAGAAATTAGATTTGGATTACTTTTATTTTCCAATTGAAGTAGGCAATGAAAAATTATTATCGGTTGTAACAGGTATCAAGAATATGCATTTTGCTGGATTTAATGTTACAAAACCAAATAAGATTAAAATTATGGAGTACTTAGATGAAGTAGATGAATTGGCAGAAAAGATCGGATCAGTCAATACTGTTGTTATAAAAGATGGTAAGTTAAAGGGATATAATACGGACGGCGAAGGTTTTGTCAAAGCTTATATGGATAAAACGACGGCTGATCTTAGTCAAACCACTTTTTTTGTCTTTGGCGCTGGCGGTGCTGCACGGGCTGTATGTTCAACTTTAGCTTTTAAAGGAGCAAAAAAAATATATATAACCGATAAGATTAGTCAAGCAAGTAAATCTTTAGTCAATGATATTAATACGAATATAGCTCCCTGTGCCGAAGTTGTCCCTTTTGGTCAAAAAGCGTGTCCGCAATATATCGCCAAGAGCAATGTGCTTATTAATGCCTCAGGTGTAGGTATGTATCCTCATCTAGGCGAGAGCCCAATAGGCAAGGAGGTTTTGCGTAAGGATTTATTTGTTATTGATTGTACTTACAATCCGGATAAAACACAATTACTGCTCGATGCTGAAGAATGTGGCTGCAAAATTATGAATGGATTAGGTATGTGTATTAACCAAGGGGCCAAGGCATTTTCCTTATGGACAGGCGTTGAAGAACCTACTGCTATGATGAGCGAGACAATTGCTAAAATTGTTTCAGGCAATAAATAA